In Halorubrum sp. BV1, the following proteins share a genomic window:
- a CDS encoding shikimate dehydrogenase — translation MDVYGLIGNPVGHSLSPPLHEAGYEALDIDARYVTFEPDADAAAAAIAGAADLGVAGLNVTIPFKRDVADAVDADPLAERIGAVNTVDFSPVSKGDADRPRGYNTDAAGVTRAFAHHGVSLDGASAVVVGAGGAGRAAAFALADAGAAVHVANRTPERASSLAAAVGGASGGGLDDLGERVAAADVLVNATSVGMESPDETPVPAEFLHGDLAVLDAVYAPIETRLLREAAAAGATAIDGAWMLLFQGVEAFELWTGADAPVEAMNAALRAELE, via the coding sequence ATGGACGTATACGGACTGATCGGGAACCCGGTCGGCCACTCGCTTTCGCCGCCCCTTCACGAGGCGGGCTACGAGGCGCTCGATATCGATGCGCGCTACGTGACGTTCGAGCCGGATGCCGACGCCGCCGCGGCGGCGATCGCGGGCGCGGCCGACCTCGGGGTCGCCGGACTCAACGTGACCATCCCGTTCAAGCGCGACGTCGCGGACGCGGTCGATGCGGACCCGCTCGCAGAGCGGATCGGCGCGGTCAACACGGTCGATTTTTCTCCGGTGAGCAAGGGTGACGCCGACCGCCCCCGCGGATACAACACCGACGCGGCGGGCGTAACGCGTGCGTTCGCGCATCACGGCGTCTCGCTCGACGGGGCGTCCGCGGTCGTCGTGGGGGCCGGCGGGGCGGGGCGGGCCGCGGCGTTCGCGCTGGCCGACGCCGGCGCGGCCGTACACGTCGCGAACCGAACGCCAGAGCGCGCGTCGTCGCTCGCGGCGGCGGTCGGCGGCGCGAGCGGTGGGGGTCTCGACGATCTCGGCGAGCGGGTCGCGGCGGCGGACGTGCTCGTCAACGCGACGAGCGTCGGGATGGAGTCGCCGGACGAGACGCCGGTGCCCGCGGAGTTCCTCCACGGCGATCTGGCCGTCCTCGACGCGGTGTACGCGCCGATCGAAACGCGGCTGCTCCGGGAGGCGGCCGCGGCGGGCGCGACGGCGATCGACGGCGCGTGGATGCTGTTGTTTCAGGGAGTCGAGGCGTTCGAGCTATGGACCGGCGCGGACGCGCCGGTCGAGGCGATGAACGCGGCGCTGCGGGCGGAGCTGGAGTGA